The genome window AGATATATACGTATGCGGGGGTATGCCAAAATGCCAAGCCGGAAAGAAATCTTGGCCTCCTTGTTGAATGAAATGCGCCGGCTCAGTACGGCGACTGTACTGATGCATCAAAGCATCGCGGATCATCTGGGACTGAATTCAACCGACCATAAATGCCTTGACTTCATTTTGAACAGGGAGCCCATGACAGCCGGTCAGCTGTCGGAATTGACCAACCTCACGACCGGAGCCGTGACCGGCGTGATCGATCGATTGGAGAGGGCCGGCTACGTGCAAAGGGTGACGGATCCAAAAGATCGGCGGCGCATCTACATCCAACCGATTCATGAGAAGGCTTACGCGGATATCGAGCCATTGTTTCGTCCCATCTCGGATGCGACCATCCAGATGTGTTCTCGCTACAGTGAGCAGGAGCTGATGACCATAGTAGACTTTGCCGCCCGTGCCGTTGATTTGTCTGAAGCTGAGACGGCTCGCATACGGAGCGAAGGGAAAAAGAACTGAAGTACGGAAAAGCCGTTGCACAAGCAATGCCCGGATTTTGTGGATTCAAGGCTATGGGTTTGAATCTTTGTCAATCCGGGCGGCTTTTTCAATGCTGTTTGTGTTCTTTTACCTGCGAACTGCTGTCTTTGCGAAATTCCCCCGTATATTCGACCAAATCGATTTCACAGCCTGGCCCGATCTCTACGTTGTTTCCGCGCACGACCTTGGCCCGCGTGTACTCCAGATAGATTTCGTCACCCTCGACCGTATCGACCGACAGCGTATTGTTGAAAATGTGCTTGATGATTTTGTTTAGCGTGCTGTTCCCCGCCTTGCGGACTTCGATATGCTCACCGCCGATCTCCCTCGCTTCGCAGCCGCCGTGCAAATGGATTTCGATGCGACCGGCGTTCAGCAAGCCTCCGATGGAGAATGCCCCTTTGGCTTTGAACAGTTCCGCTTCGCAATCTCCCGTTGACTTCAAATATCCCCGCAGCTTGATTTCCTCACCAGACATGCTGCCGTGCACTTTGGCACTGCCATCCACGCGCAATTGAGTAAACTCCACATCCCCATTGACATCGACCTGCCCGTAAATCTCCATGTTTTCAGCATGGAACGCACCGCTCACAGTGGCATTTCCCTCCACCTTCACATTTGTCGCCTGAACATCCCCGTCGATGCTGACGTGACCCGCGCAATGCAGATCGATACACTCCACATCACCTTTTACTTTGCCAAAGCCCTGTACGTTGACTTCCCGGTAAACGCCTCCCGAAGCATGCACCGAGCCGTGAATGACCAGATCCGGTCGATTATCCTGATTCATCATCGATTCCCTCCCGATTACTTGAGCAGTTTCGCTTTCAATTCCTCCAGGCAGCTGGCTACATTCAGCCTGC of Brevibacillus choshinensis contains these proteins:
- a CDS encoding MarR family winged helix-turn-helix transcriptional regulator codes for the protein MPSRKEILASLLNEMRRLSTATVLMHQSIADHLGLNSTDHKCLDFILNREPMTAGQLSELTNLTTGAVTGVIDRLERAGYVQRVTDPKDRRRIYIQPIHEKAYADIEPLFRPISDATIQMCSRYSEQELMTIVDFAARAVDLSEAETARIRSEGKKN
- a CDS encoding polymer-forming cytoskeletal protein, which produces MMNQDNRPDLVIHGSVHASGGVYREVNVQGFGKVKGDVECIDLHCAGHVSIDGDVQATNVKVEGNATVSGAFHAENMEIYGQVDVNGDVEFTQLRVDGSAKVHGSMSGEEIKLRGYLKSTGDCEAELFKAKGAFSIGGLLNAGRIEIHLHGGCEAREIGGEHIEVRKAGNSTLNKIIKHIFNNTLSVDTVEGDEIYLEYTRAKVVRGNNVEIGPGCEIDLVEYTGEFRKDSSSQVKEHKQH